One genomic segment of Arachis duranensis cultivar V14167 chromosome 4, aradu.V14167.gnm2.J7QH, whole genome shotgun sequence includes these proteins:
- the LOC107485619 gene encoding uncharacterized protein LOC107485619, with translation MLMGHADGLPELRSQKDQILAEPMSESGDDDKGQEDYLEQILYSASFEELASNSLKYDTVIWLSISLLLALAWGVGLIMLLYLPIRRYVLRKDLSSRRLYITPTEIVYKVSRPSYIPFWGTVTIERHIPLSLVIDIIIEQGCLQSIYGIRTFRVESIARGKAALVDELQIQGISDPDIFRKVIVTEASKNLRDVRRKLTAPSTNVENMDHMPAATEGSVVMRSPSKSWKTPGVAYSALDRRVPGGLLLNKLEEVNKSVKRLEMLIGKSHAPPTSS, from the exons ATGTTGATGGGTCATGCAGATGGCCTCCCAGAACTGAGGTCACAAAAAGATCAGATACTTGCAGAACCTATGTCCGAATCAGGTGATGATGATAAAGGGCAAGAAGATTATTTGGAACAGATACTGTATTCGGCATCCTTCGAAGAACTCGCAAGCAATAGCCTTAAATATGATACGGTCATATGGCTATCTATATCATTGCTCCTGGCTTTGGCTTGGGGTGTTGGCCTTATTATGTTGCTTTACCTGCCAATCAGGCGGTATGTGCTTCGGAAGGATTTGTCCTCTCGTAGATTATACATCACTCCTACCGAAATAGTTTACAAG GTGTCAAGGCCTTCATATATACCCTTCTGGGGGACGGTGACGATTGAGAGGCATATACCTCTTTCTCTGGtgattgatattattattgaaCAAG GTTGCCTGCAGTCTATATATGGAATCCGTACTTTCCGTGTCGAAAGTATTGCACGTGGAAAAGCAGCACTTGTAGATGAACTACAGATTCAAGGAATTTCTGATCCTGATATTTTCAGAAAG GTTATTGTAACGGAAGCATCAAAGAATTTGCGAGACGTACGGAGGAAGTTGACTGCTCCGAGCACAAATGTGGAAAACATGGATCATATGCCTGCAGCAACTGAGGGATCAGTTGTTATGAGATCACCATCAAAAAGTTGGAAG ACGCCGGGTGTGGCCTATTCCGCTCTAGACCGCAGAGTACCCGGAGGATTGCTGCTTAATAAACTTGAAGAAGTCAACAAATCAGTAAAG AGACTTGAGATGCTTATTGGGAAGTCACATGCTCCTCCCACCAGTAGCTGA
- the LOC107485592 gene encoding NAD(P)H-quinone oxidoreductase subunit S, chloroplastic, translating into MASLATLYGFHHGSLLRTQFLGQDHNLTHYPLKHPSYHHNKPSFEPHAKFNIVEILGGRGICNGEKGLQQELERQVVESRQQAQPRPQPDSGGEEEEEEEEENFEVSEDAFEKEMMGLTGGFPGGEKGLQKFIEENPPSKSKHGNLLALSR; encoded by the coding sequence atggctTCTCTTGCAACCCTTTATGGCTTCCATCATGGTTCTCTTCTAAGAACTCAGTTCCTAGGCCAAGATCATAACCTCACACACTACCCTCTAAAGCACCCTTCATATCATCACAACAAACCAAGTTTTGAACCTCATGCCAAGTTCAACATAGTTGAGATCTTGGGAGGGAGAGGGATATGCAATGGAGAAAAAGGTCTTCAACAAGAGCTTGAAAGGCAAGTGGTTGAAAGCCGGCAACAAGCGCAACCGCGGCCGCAACCGGATAGTGGTGgcgaagaggaggaggaggaggaggaagagaactTTGAGGTATCAGAAGATGCTTTTGAGAAGGAAATGATGGGGCTAACTGGTGGGTTTCCTGGTGGTGAGAAAGGGTTGCAGAAGTTCATTGAAGAAAATCCACCTTCCAAATCCAAACATGGAAATCTTCTTGCCTTGTCACGTTGA
- the LOC107485620 gene encoding uncharacterized protein LOC107485620 encodes MKVNSGRGRKVCLVVTGVVIAIVLLIVILAMTVFKAKHPVNTVDSLRLQDLKVSLDIARLSVDLNVTLDVDVSVKNPNKVGFKYSDSSAQLNYRGQQVGEVPIPAGEISADETKGFNLTLTIMADRLLSNSQVYSDVISGSLPLSTFVRMSGKVSILGFIKVHVVSSTTCDFAVNLSNRTVGHQECQYKTKL; translated from the coding sequence ATGAAGGTAAATTCTGGTAGAGGGCGAAAAGTGTGCTTGGTGGTAACAGGTGTTGTGATAGCAATCGTCTTGCTAATAGTGATACTAGCAATGACAGTCTTCAAAGCCAAGCATCCTGTCAATACAGTTGACTCACTAAGGCTACAGGACTTGAAGGTGAGCTTAGATATCGCTCGACTAAGTGTCGATTTGAACGTGACACTCGACGTGGATGTCTCAGTGAAGAACCCAAACAAGGTGGGATTCAAGTACTCAGATAGCTCTGCTCAGCTCAATTACAGAGGGCAACAGGTGGGTGAAGTCCCTATACCTGCTGGAGAGATTTCTGCTGATGAAACCAAAGGATTCAACCTCACCCTCACTATCATGGCGGACCGGTTGCTTTCGAATTCTCAGGTTTACTCAGATGTCATATCTGGTTCATTGCCCCTCAGCACTTTCGTGAGAATGTCAGGTAAAGTTAGCATCTTAGGATTTATCAAAGTTCATGTGGTTTCTTCCACAACTTGTGATTTTGCTGTGAATCTTTCTAATAGGACAGTTGGCCACCAAGAGTGCCAATACAAGACAAAGCTTTGA
- the LOC107485584 gene encoding uncharacterized mitochondrial protein AtMg00810-like, translating into MDVKNAFLNGDLKQQFYMKPPPAYSCPSGKVCLLRKALYGLKQAPREWFDKFSTTICGLGFTCSPHENALFIRKSDRGVVFLLLYVDDMIITGDDTDGISDLKVSLQRTFEMKDLGSLSYFLGLEVISTDDGIYLSQAKYALDLLARAGITDSRTESTPLEPNLVGGLVYLTITRPDIAYPVHVLSQFLSAPRTTHYVAVLRILRYIKGTLFHGLYFSTHSSLSLQAYFDADWAGDPTDRRSTTGYCLFLGDALISWRAKKQTFTARSSTKAEYCALADTTAEIAHNDVFHERTKHIEIDCHFVRQRILIDVVRLIAVGTLDQTADIFTKAHHPTRFWTLLSKLKMVSLAPT; encoded by the exons ATGGATGTGAAAAATGCTTTTCTTAATGGAGATTTGAAACAACAATTCTATATGAAACCCCCTCCGGCTTATTCTTGTCCTTCTGGAAAAGTTTGTCTCCTTCGCAAGGCACTCTATGGGCTTAAGCAAGCCCCTCGTGAATGGTTCGACAAGTTCAGCACTACCATATGCGGTCTTGGTTTCACTTGCAGTCCTCATGAGAATGCTCTCTTTATTCGTAAAAGTGATCGTGGAGTTGTTTTTCTACTTctgtatgttgatgacatgatcattACCGGAGATGACACTGATGGTATCTCTGATCTTAAAGTGTCCCTTCAACGAacttttgagatgaaagatcttggttctCTCAGCTATTTCCTTGGCCTAGAAGTCATATCCACCGATGATGGCATCTATCTCTCTCAAGCTAAATATGCTTTAGATCTTCTTGCTCGAGCCGGAATTACAGATAGTCGTACTGAGTCTACTCCTCTTGAGCCTAAT CTAGTTGGAGGACTCGTCTACTTAACTATCACCCGACCAGACATCGCCTATCCAGTTCATGTCCTTAGCCAGTTCTTGTCAGCTCCTCGTACTACTCACTATGTAGCAGTTCTTCGCATTCTTCGCTATATCAAAGGCACTCTATTTCATGGCCTTTATTTTTCTACCCATTCCTCTTTGTCCCTTCAGGCATACTTCGATGCTGATTGGGCTGGTGATCCCACTGATCGTCGTTCTACTACTGGTTACTGTTTGTTTCTTGGAGACGCTCTCATTTCTTGGCGTGCTAAGAAGCAAACATTCACTGCTAGATCGAGCACAAAAGCTGAGTATTGTGCCCTCGCTGACACTACTGCTGAA ATTGCCCATAATGATGTCTTTCATGAACGCACCAAACACATTGAGATTGATTGTCACTTTGTTCGGCAGCGTATCCTTATTGATGTTGTTCGTCTCATTGCTGTTGGAACACTAGATCAGACTGCTGATATCTTCACAAAAGCTCATCACCCGACTCGTTTCTGGACTTTGTTATCCAAACTTAAGATGGTATCCTTAGctcccacttga
- the LOC107485622 gene encoding uncharacterized protein LOC107485622, translating into MGGGGAADHGDGAHGGDFRSKVWSMTGGPYCRPKHWRRNTAIAMFGVFLICVPLAMKSAELEQRPHHPVRPIPSQIWCKNFGTKDYKDFE; encoded by the exons ATGGGAGGAGGCGGAGCTGCAGATCACGGGGATGGAGCTCATGGAGGAGATTTCAGGAGCAAAGTATGGAGCATGACCGGAGGCCCTTACTGCCGCCCTAAGCACTGGAGGCGCAACACCGCCATAGCCATGTTCGGCGTCTTCCTCATCTGTGTCCCACTCGCTATGAAATCCGCGGAGCTCGAG CAACGGCCACATCACCCTGTTCGGCCGATCCCTTCCCAAATCTGGTGCAAGAACTTTGGAACTAAAGACTATAAAGACTTTGAATGA
- the LOC107485621 gene encoding NAD-dependent malic enzyme 59 kDa isoform, mitochondrial-like isoform X1 — translation MWKLARFAATSLARSRRFSTAIPGPCMVHKRGADILHDPWFNKDTGFPLTERDRLGLRGLLPPRVISFEHQYERFMNSYRSLEKNTRGQSDKFISLAKWRILNRLHDRNETLYYRVLIDNIKEFAPIIYTPTVGLVCQNYSGLYRRPRGMYFSAKDKGEMMSMIYNWPANQVDMIVLTDGSRILGLGDLGVQGIGIPIGKLDMYVAAAGMNPQRILPVMLDVGTNNQKLLEDPLYLGVRQPRLEGEEYLAVVDEFMEAVHARWPKAIVQFEDFQMKWAFETLYRYRKKFCMFNDDIQGTAGVALAGLLGTVRAQGRPLSDFVNQKIVVVGAGSAGLGVLKMAVQAVSRMSGCSETAAKSQFYLIDKNGLVTTERSNLDPAAVPFAKHQSDLEGLAEGASIIEVVKKIKPHVLVGLSGVGGIFNEEVLKAMRESVSTKPAIFAMSNPTMNAECTATDAFNHAGENIVFASGSPFENVNLGDGKFGHVNQANNMYLFPGIGLGTLLSGARLITDGMLQEAAECLASYMTEEDIHKGILYPSIDCIRNVTAEVGAAVLRAAVVEGLAEGHGDVGSKELAHMSKEDTVGYVRENMWFPEYSPLVHEK, via the exons ATGTGGAAGCTCGCACGATTCGCCGCAACAAGTTTGGCCCGATCGCGGCGGTTCTCGACGGCGATTCCAGGTCCGTGCATGGTTCACAAGCGCGGTGCAGATATCCTGCACGATCCATGGTTCAACAAG GATACTGGGTTTCCCTTGACTGAAAGGGATCGGTTGGGGCTTCGGGGTCTCCTTCCTCCTCGTGTCATATCATTCGAGCACCAATATGAACGTTTCA TGAATTCATACAGGTCCTTGGAGAAGAACACCCGGGGCCAATCAGATAAATTTATTTCCTTAGCAAAATGGAGAATCTTAAATAGACTGCATGACAGGAATGAGACTCTGTACTACAGA GTTCTTATTGATAATATTAAAGAGTTTGCTCCAATAATCTATACTCCTACAGTTGGATTAGTGTGTCAAAATTATTCAGGGTTATATAGGCGCCCACGTGGAATGTATTTTAGTGCCAAAGATAAAGGAGAGATGATGTCGATGATCTATAACTGGCCTGCAAATCAG GTAGATATGATTGTCTTGACAGATGGTAGTCGTATTCTTGGCTTAGGTGACCTTGGAGTTCAAGGCATTGGAATACCAATAGGAAAACTTGATATGTATGTTGCTGCTGCTGGTATGAACCCACAGAGA ATACTTCCAGTTATGTTAGATGTTGGCACAAACAATCAAAAGCTACTTGAAGATCCACTTT ATTTGGGAGTTCGACAACCTAGGTTGGAAGGTGAAGAGTACCTAGCAGTTGTGGATGAATTCATGGAAGCTGTCCATGCTCGTTGGCCTAAGGCTATTGTGCAG TTTGAAGATTTCCAAATGAAGTGGGCTTTTGAAACTTTGTACCGATATCGCAAAAAGTTTTGTATGTTTAATGATGATATTCAG GGCACTGCTGGTGTTGCACTTGCCGGATTACTGGGAACTGTAAGAGCCCAAGGTCGACCATTGTCTGATTTTGTGAATCAAAAGATAGTTGTGGTTGGAGCTGGGAG TGCAGGTCTTGGTGTTCTTAAGATGGCTGTCCAGGCAGTTTCAAGGATGTCCGGGTGCAGTGAAACAGCTGCCAAAAGTCAATTCTATTTAATTGATAAGAAT GGTCTTGTCACAACAGAAAGGAGCAATCTAGATCCGGCTGCAGTTCCCTTTGCTAAACACCAAAGTGACCTAGAAGGTCTTGCAGAGGGTGCCAGTATAATTGAAGTG GTTAAGAAGATTAAGCCACATGTGCTTGTTGGATTGTCTGGGGTTGGTGGTATTTTCAATGAGGAG GTGCTTAAGGCAATGAGAGAATCTGTTTCGACAAAACCTGCTATCTTTGCAATGTCTAATCCCACAATGAATG CTGAATGCACTGCTACTGATGCTTTTAACCATGCGGGAGAAAATATAGTGTTTGCCAGTGGAAGCCCTTTCGAAAATGTAAATCTTG GTGATGGAAAATTTGGCCACGTAAATCAAGCCAACAACATGTACCTGTTCCCAGG GATTGGTTTGGGAACACTTCTGTCAGGTGCTCGTCTCATAACAGATGGAATGTTGCAGGAAGCAGCTGAATG TCTTGCTTCATACATGACTGAGGAAGATATCCATAAAGGAATTTTGTATCCATCAATTGATTG TATACGGAACGTTACAGCAGAGGTTGGGGCTGCTGTTCTAAGAGCAGCAGTTGTAGAAGGGCTGGCTGAAGGACATGGTGATGTAGGATCAAAAGAACTTGCACACATGTCAAAA GAGGATACAGTAGGGTACGTTAGAGAAAACATGTGGTTCCCTGAGTATAGCCCCCTTGTTCATGAGAAGTAA
- the LOC107485621 gene encoding NAD-dependent malic enzyme 2, mitochondrial-like isoform X2, with amino-acid sequence MVDMIVLTDGSRILGLGDLGVQGIGIPIGKLDMYVAAAGMNPQRILPVMLDVGTNNQKLLEDPLYLGVRQPRLEGEEYLAVVDEFMEAVHARWPKAIVQFEDFQMKWAFETLYRYRKKFCMFNDDIQGTAGVALAGLLGTVRAQGRPLSDFVNQKIVVVGAGSAGLGVLKMAVQAVSRMSGCSETAAKSQFYLIDKNGLVTTERSNLDPAAVPFAKHQSDLEGLAEGASIIEVVKKIKPHVLVGLSGVGGIFNEEVLKAMRESVSTKPAIFAMSNPTMNAECTATDAFNHAGENIVFASGSPFENVNLGDGKFGHVNQANNMYLFPGIGLGTLLSGARLITDGMLQEAAECLASYMTEEDIHKGILYPSIDCIRNVTAEVGAAVLRAAVVEGLAEGHGDVGSKELAHMSKEDTVGYVRENMWFPEYSPLVHEK; translated from the exons ATG GTAGATATGATTGTCTTGACAGATGGTAGTCGTATTCTTGGCTTAGGTGACCTTGGAGTTCAAGGCATTGGAATACCAATAGGAAAACTTGATATGTATGTTGCTGCTGCTGGTATGAACCCACAGAGA ATACTTCCAGTTATGTTAGATGTTGGCACAAACAATCAAAAGCTACTTGAAGATCCACTTT ATTTGGGAGTTCGACAACCTAGGTTGGAAGGTGAAGAGTACCTAGCAGTTGTGGATGAATTCATGGAAGCTGTCCATGCTCGTTGGCCTAAGGCTATTGTGCAG TTTGAAGATTTCCAAATGAAGTGGGCTTTTGAAACTTTGTACCGATATCGCAAAAAGTTTTGTATGTTTAATGATGATATTCAG GGCACTGCTGGTGTTGCACTTGCCGGATTACTGGGAACTGTAAGAGCCCAAGGTCGACCATTGTCTGATTTTGTGAATCAAAAGATAGTTGTGGTTGGAGCTGGGAG TGCAGGTCTTGGTGTTCTTAAGATGGCTGTCCAGGCAGTTTCAAGGATGTCCGGGTGCAGTGAAACAGCTGCCAAAAGTCAATTCTATTTAATTGATAAGAAT GGTCTTGTCACAACAGAAAGGAGCAATCTAGATCCGGCTGCAGTTCCCTTTGCTAAACACCAAAGTGACCTAGAAGGTCTTGCAGAGGGTGCCAGTATAATTGAAGTG GTTAAGAAGATTAAGCCACATGTGCTTGTTGGATTGTCTGGGGTTGGTGGTATTTTCAATGAGGAG GTGCTTAAGGCAATGAGAGAATCTGTTTCGACAAAACCTGCTATCTTTGCAATGTCTAATCCCACAATGAATG CTGAATGCACTGCTACTGATGCTTTTAACCATGCGGGAGAAAATATAGTGTTTGCCAGTGGAAGCCCTTTCGAAAATGTAAATCTTG GTGATGGAAAATTTGGCCACGTAAATCAAGCCAACAACATGTACCTGTTCCCAGG GATTGGTTTGGGAACACTTCTGTCAGGTGCTCGTCTCATAACAGATGGAATGTTGCAGGAAGCAGCTGAATG TCTTGCTTCATACATGACTGAGGAAGATATCCATAAAGGAATTTTGTATCCATCAATTGATTG TATACGGAACGTTACAGCAGAGGTTGGGGCTGCTGTTCTAAGAGCAGCAGTTGTAGAAGGGCTGGCTGAAGGACATGGTGATGTAGGATCAAAAGAACTTGCACACATGTCAAAA GAGGATACAGTAGGGTACGTTAGAGAAAACATGTGGTTCCCTGAGTATAGCCCCCTTGTTCATGAGAAGTAA